One window from the genome of Spirosoma rhododendri encodes:
- a CDS encoding GH3 auxin-responsive promoter family protein, translating to MALLGSMLKTGIRLTNAARRRQTTAYRQQRKVFRKLVGKARHTAFGQAYGFEQLTQAAEFGTDHTFYEQFKTRVPIHDYNRMFEGWWKRTLDGERDVTWPGRVKYFALSSGTSEAASKYIPVTKAMSKAIQRTSIRQILTLGRYQNLPSTLYEKGYLMLGGSTTLSAREGHFEGDLSGITASQIPFWFQRFYKPGREIAQERDWARKLDEITEQAGNWDIGYVVGVPAWIQLLMEKIIARYNVKTIHDVWPNLMVFCHGGVSFEPYRAGFEKLLAHPITYIETYLASEGFIAYQTHPNAHGMSLVLNNGLFFEFIPFNEQNFTPDGDLTDQPETLMIDEVEEGKEYALLLSTCSGAWRYLIGDTIRFIDTQRAEIVITGRTRHFLSLCGEHLSVDNMNKAVELVSDELDIAIREFTVVGSSHDTLFAHHWYIGTDDAVDAGVLRDRIDAHLNELNDDYAVERKHALKEITVTVLPAATFYRWMESRGKIGGQNKFPRVLKKQLATEWEKFVTD from the coding sequence ATGGCTTTACTGGGCAGTATGTTGAAAACCGGCATTCGACTGACGAATGCCGCCCGCCGACGGCAGACTACCGCGTATCGGCAGCAGCGTAAAGTATTCCGTAAACTGGTTGGCAAAGCCCGTCACACAGCGTTTGGGCAGGCGTATGGCTTTGAGCAGCTGACCCAGGCCGCCGAGTTTGGTACGGACCATACCTTTTACGAGCAGTTTAAAACCCGCGTTCCGATCCACGATTACAACCGGATGTTTGAGGGCTGGTGGAAACGGACACTCGACGGTGAGCGCGACGTAACGTGGCCGGGGCGGGTGAAATACTTTGCCCTCAGTTCGGGTACGTCGGAAGCAGCCTCGAAGTATATCCCCGTGACGAAGGCGATGTCGAAGGCGATACAGCGCACCAGCATCCGGCAGATTCTGACGCTGGGCCGCTACCAGAACCTCCCCTCGACGCTCTACGAAAAAGGCTACCTGATGCTGGGCGGCAGCACCACGCTCAGCGCCCGCGAAGGCCATTTCGAAGGAGATCTGAGCGGTATTACGGCCAGCCAGATACCGTTCTGGTTTCAGCGCTTCTACAAGCCCGGCCGCGAGATTGCGCAGGAACGCGACTGGGCCCGCAAGCTCGACGAAATCACCGAGCAGGCGGGCAACTGGGACATTGGTTACGTGGTGGGCGTACCGGCCTGGATTCAGCTGCTGATGGAAAAAATCATCGCCCGCTACAACGTCAAAACCATTCACGACGTCTGGCCCAACCTGATGGTGTTTTGCCACGGTGGGGTGTCGTTTGAGCCGTACCGGGCGGGCTTCGAGAAACTGCTGGCCCACCCGATTACCTATATCGAAACCTATCTGGCATCGGAAGGATTCATTGCCTACCAGACCCACCCCAACGCCCACGGCATGAGTCTGGTGCTGAACAACGGGCTGTTTTTTGAATTTATCCCGTTCAACGAGCAGAACTTCACCCCCGACGGTGACCTGACCGACCAGCCCGAAACGCTGATGATCGATGAAGTCGAAGAAGGTAAAGAATACGCCCTGCTGCTGTCGACCTGTTCGGGGGCGTGGCGGTACCTGATCGGAGACACCATCCGGTTTATCGACACCCAACGCGCCGAAATCGTTATTACGGGCCGTACCCGACACTTCCTGAGCCTGTGCGGAGAACACCTGTCGGTCGACAACATGAACAAAGCGGTTGAACTGGTTTCCGACGAACTGGACATCGCCATTCGCGAATTTACGGTTGTCGGCAGTAGTCACGATACGCTCTTTGCCCACCACTGGTATATCGGCACCGACGACGCGGTCGACGCCGGTGTGCTGCGCGACCGTATCGACGCCCACCTTAACGAACTCAACGACGATTACGCCGTCGAGCGGAAGCATGCCCTGAAAGAGATAACCGTAACGGTACTCCCGGCCGCTACGTTTTACCGCTGGATGGAGTCGCGGGGGAAAATTGGCGGACAAAACAAGTTTCCCAGGGTGCTGAAAAAACAACTGGCTACCGAGTGGGAAAAATTTGTGACCGATTAG
- a CDS encoding outer membrane beta-barrel protein, translated as MKSKLTVPFVAACLLGLGFAQAQSTTESTPETVAVTTTTEGGPATYTAPADVKRAKADYKNFAFGIYAGLNSTKLPGESNSSNGNVSGRLGYQAGFFVRGGGRLFGQIGAEYFASSSNYFTAGSGQSVSSIQDQINIQYVQVPVYIGYKLTESDRGISAVRVQLGVEYANRINSNSNSFNLSNGEIKSGSFNGLGQIGLDAGPVFLDLTYHYGFSDAISGTGFNGSARRILSASVGFKF; from the coding sequence ATGAAAAGTAAATTAACTGTTCCTTTTGTAGCAGCCTGCCTGCTCGGTCTGGGTTTCGCTCAGGCACAGTCGACCACCGAAAGCACACCCGAAACGGTTGCTGTTACTACTACCACCGAAGGAGGTCCGGCCACTTATACGGCTCCCGCTGACGTCAAGCGCGCCAAAGCCGACTACAAAAATTTCGCTTTCGGTATATACGCTGGTCTGAACTCGACCAAGCTGCCGGGCGAAAGCAACAGCTCAAACGGAAACGTTTCGGGCCGTCTTGGTTACCAGGCCGGTTTCTTTGTACGGGGTGGTGGTCGCCTGTTCGGGCAGATCGGTGCCGAGTATTTTGCTTCCAGCTCAAACTACTTCACCGCTGGCTCGGGTCAGAGCGTATCCAGCATTCAGGACCAGATCAACATCCAGTACGTGCAGGTTCCGGTGTATATCGGCTATAAACTGACGGAATCGGATCGGGGCATATCGGCCGTGCGCGTTCAGCTTGGTGTTGAATACGCGAACCGCATCAACTCGAACAGCAACTCATTCAACCTGAGCAACGGAGAAATCAAAAGCGGCTCGTTCAACGGGCTGGGCCAGATCGGTCTCGACGCGGGTCCGGTATTTCTGGATCTGACGTATCACTACGGTTTCAGCGACGCCATCAGTGGCACAGGCTTCAACGGGTCGGCCCGCCGGATTCTGAGCGCCAGCGTTGGCTTCAAGTTCTAG
- a CDS encoding heavy-metal-associated domain-containing protein encodes METLNFKTNIKCSNCVAAVTPFLNDIEQLDGWNVDTNSPDRILTVQTTDTRIGDEVKKAIEKAGYKAEPMTERP; translated from the coding sequence ATGGAAACGTTGAACTTCAAAACGAATATCAAGTGCAGTAACTGCGTGGCCGCTGTGACGCCGTTCCTCAACGACATCGAGCAACTCGACGGCTGGAACGTCGACACGAATAGCCCCGACCGAATTCTGACTGTGCAAACCACCGACACCCGCATCGGCGACGAGGTGAAGAAGGCCATCGAGAAGGCTGGGTATAAGGCTGAGCCGATGACCGAGCGGCCCTAA
- a CDS encoding NUDIX domain-containing protein has translation MNTTENPWQTLNSAIRYENPWLSIRHEEVVTPAGTPGIYGVVSFKNKAVGVVPIDADGYTYLVGQYRYPLNEYSWEIPEGGSPVGTDPLESARRELREETGLVAQRWTKFARIHTSNSATDEEGFLYIAEELEQGDHEPEDTEQLHVRRLPLAEAVEMVMRSEITDALSVSALLMVARLRGI, from the coding sequence ATGAATACGACTGAAAACCCCTGGCAGACGCTCAACTCGGCCATTCGGTACGAGAACCCGTGGCTGTCGATTCGGCACGAAGAAGTAGTCACACCAGCTGGAACACCAGGCATTTATGGTGTGGTAAGTTTCAAAAACAAAGCCGTCGGTGTGGTTCCGATCGATGCCGATGGGTACACCTATCTGGTGGGGCAGTACCGCTATCCGCTCAACGAATACTCGTGGGAGATCCCGGAAGGCGGCTCGCCCGTCGGAACCGATCCGCTGGAGTCGGCCCGGCGCGAGCTGCGGGAAGAAACGGGCTTAGTGGCCCAGCGATGGACCAAATTTGCCCGGATCCATACGTCTAACTCCGCCACCGATGAGGAGGGGTTTCTCTACATCGCCGAAGAACTGGAGCAGGGCGATCACGAACCTGAAGATACCGAACAGCTACACGTCCGGCGTCTGCCGCTGGCTGAAGCCGTCGAGATGGTCATGCGCAGCGAAATTACCGACGCGCTCAGTGTCAGCGCGCTGCTCATGGTAGCCCGATTGAGGGGCATTTAA
- a CDS encoding efflux RND transporter periplasmic adaptor subunit yields the protein MTHTTIYMGAALLVLGLSACSDSKSKDSDENESGRETATNDSPDKAADKASSGSADTVRLTPRQLQLVNVSMVDYKTQPLKPVILANGVLALLPDSRAEVSSHIEGKINKIYVREGQRVSQGQPIVQLASFQLLELQNQYAEAHSDVEFLLAEYNRQNELRKSNIGVLSQYQSADAKLKAARAREMSLRDKLRLIGVGTSAISQGGSMTSTLIIRSPINGYISKFHGNIGTLVQPQTLLAEIINPDRIEANVFVYEKDADFVKEGQTVDLSFVNRSLPTVKGTVAYISRAVDDENNAITLHVNFNRPKGELLAADMTVQARLVGTGEYVSKTALPRTAILDDGEGKFMFVTSQSTADTIPFRKQKIEITRQGDQYVEVKPLGKLPVNIKIANNNVLALEAERKKGE from the coding sequence ATGACACACACAACGATATACATGGGGGCGGCCTTGCTGGTTCTGGGGCTAAGTGCCTGTAGTGACTCCAAAAGCAAGGACAGCGACGAGAACGAAAGCGGCCGGGAAACGGCCACGAACGATTCGCCCGATAAGGCCGCTGATAAAGCCTCGTCGGGCAGTGCCGATACCGTCCGGCTGACACCCCGGCAGCTACAGCTGGTCAACGTTAGTATGGTCGACTACAAAACGCAGCCGCTGAAACCCGTTATTCTGGCAAACGGCGTGCTGGCCCTGCTGCCCGACAGCCGGGCGGAGGTGAGCAGCCATATCGAGGGGAAGATCAACAAAATCTACGTGCGCGAGGGGCAGCGGGTCAGTCAGGGGCAACCGATCGTGCAACTGGCCAGCTTCCAGTTGCTCGAACTGCAAAACCAGTACGCCGAAGCCCACAGCGATGTCGAGTTTTTGCTGGCCGAATACAACCGGCAGAATGAACTGCGAAAGAGCAACATCGGTGTGCTGTCGCAGTACCAGTCGGCCGATGCCAAGCTGAAAGCCGCCCGCGCCCGCGAAATGTCGCTGCGCGACAAGCTTCGGCTGATTGGCGTTGGCACATCGGCCATCAGTCAGGGCGGGAGCATGACCTCGACGCTCATTATCCGTTCGCCGATCAATGGCTATATCTCCAAGTTTCACGGAAACATTGGCACACTCGTGCAGCCGCAGACCCTGCTGGCCGAAATCATCAACCCCGATCGGATCGAAGCCAACGTATTCGTCTACGAAAAAGACGCCGACTTCGTGAAGGAAGGGCAAACCGTCGACCTGAGCTTCGTCAACCGGTCGCTGCCGACGGTGAAGGGCACGGTAGCTTACATTTCCCGCGCTGTCGACGATGAAAACAACGCCATTACGCTGCACGTCAACTTCAACCGGCCCAAGGGTGAACTGCTGGCTGCTGACATGACCGTGCAGGCCCGGCTCGTCGGAACGGGCGAATACGTCAGCAAAACGGCGCTGCCCCGTACCGCCATTCTGGACGATGGCGAAGGCAAGTTCATGTTCGTTACAAGCCAGTCGACCGCCGACACCATTCCATTCCGCAAGCAGAAGATCGAAATTACCCGGCAGGGCGATCAGTACGTCGAAGTAAAGCCGCTGGGTAAGCTGCCGGTCAATATCAAGATCGCCAACAACAACGTGCTGGCCCTCGAAGCCGAGCGCAAGAAAGGCGAGTAA
- the surE gene encoding 5'/3'-nucleotidase SurE — protein sequence MPDRKPLILVTNDDGITSAGIRTLVELMQQLGTVVVVAPNSPQSGMGHAITISSPLRLYPSDLFTDATDVIAYECSGTPADCVKLAKHHVLKDQAPDLVVSGINHGSNTSISVLYSGTMSAAIEGALEGIPAIGFSLNDFTRQADFSHTHEHILTIARQVLERGLPKGTALNVNFPARAAEPIQGIKICRQANAKWQEEFDERRDPHGRRYFWLAGEFVNFDTHAEDTDEYAIAQNYTSVVPCQYDLTAYGLLDELAGWNM from the coding sequence ATGCCGGACAGAAAACCCCTTATTTTAGTAACCAACGACGATGGTATCACCTCGGCCGGTATTCGCACACTGGTCGAACTGATGCAGCAGCTGGGCACGGTAGTCGTTGTGGCCCCCAACAGTCCACAATCGGGTATGGGCCACGCCATCACCATCTCCAGCCCGCTGCGGCTCTACCCGTCGGACCTGTTTACCGATGCCACCGACGTCATCGCCTACGAATGTTCGGGTACCCCCGCCGACTGCGTGAAGCTGGCCAAGCACCACGTCCTGAAAGATCAGGCCCCCGACCTGGTTGTCAGCGGTATCAACCACGGCAGCAATACGTCGATCAGCGTGCTGTATTCGGGTACCATGTCGGCGGCAATCGAAGGAGCCCTCGAAGGCATCCCGGCTATTGGTTTTTCGCTCAACGACTTTACCCGGCAGGCCGATTTTTCGCATACGCACGAGCATATCCTGACCATCGCCCGGCAGGTGCTGGAACGCGGACTACCGAAAGGCACGGCCCTCAACGTCAACTTCCCGGCGCGCGCGGCCGAACCTATCCAGGGTATCAAAATCTGCCGGCAGGCCAACGCCAAATGGCAGGAGGAGTTCGACGAACGGCGCGACCCCCACGGCCGTCGGTACTTCTGGCTGGCGGGTGAGTTCGTCAACTTCGACACCCACGCCGAAGACACCGACGAATACGCCATCGCCCAGAACTACACGTCCGTCGTTCCGTGCCAGTACGACCTGACCGCCTACGGCCTGCTCGACGAACTGGCGGGGTGGAACATGTGA
- the trhO gene encoding oxygen-dependent tRNA uridine(34) hydroxylase TrhO, with protein MKPYRVLLYYIYSPIENPDQYRDEHHRLCLELNLLGRVIVAAEGLNGTVSGLAADCEQYMATLHADPRFAGIDFKVDESDVHAFQKLHVRTKAEIVHSDLPVDPLRQTGIHLEPAEFQRMKNDPDVVLVDMRSNYEHAVGKFSGAVTFDMENLRDLPDHVHELDHLRDKKIITYCTGGIKCEKASAYLLSQGFENVYQLHGGIIKYGMEAGGEGFDGECYVFDNRLAVPINEVNPTVISTCYRCGTPTSRLINCASPACNNHVTLCDDCGHTHEGTCTDACKEDPNRRPYDGTGYYSKQTQSYSPLQGYKSRQGQHGPLV; from the coding sequence ATGAAACCGTACCGCGTCCTGCTTTATTACATCTATTCGCCCATCGAGAACCCCGATCAGTACCGCGACGAGCACCACCGGCTCTGTCTGGAACTGAACCTGCTGGGGCGGGTGATCGTAGCCGCCGAAGGGCTCAACGGCACGGTGTCGGGGCTGGCTGCCGACTGCGAGCAGTACATGGCAACGCTCCACGCCGACCCGCGCTTTGCCGGTATCGACTTCAAAGTCGACGAAAGCGACGTCCACGCGTTTCAGAAGCTACACGTCCGTACGAAAGCCGAAATCGTGCATTCCGACCTGCCCGTCGACCCGCTGCGGCAAACGGGTATTCACCTCGAACCGGCCGAGTTTCAGCGCATGAAAAACGACCCCGACGTGGTACTGGTCGATATGCGGTCGAACTATGAGCACGCGGTGGGCAAGTTCAGCGGAGCCGTCACCTTCGACATGGAGAACCTGCGCGACCTGCCCGACCACGTCCACGAACTCGACCATCTGCGCGACAAAAAAATCATCACCTACTGCACCGGCGGTATCAAGTGCGAGAAAGCGTCGGCCTATCTGCTGTCGCAGGGGTTTGAGAACGTGTATCAGTTGCACGGCGGTATCATCAAATACGGCATGGAAGCGGGGGGCGAAGGCTTCGACGGCGAATGCTATGTGTTCGATAATCGGCTGGCGGTACCGATCAACGAAGTAAACCCAACGGTTATTTCGACCTGCTACCGCTGCGGCACCCCCACGAGTCGCCTTATCAACTGCGCCAGCCCGGCCTGCAACAACCACGTGACCCTCTGCGACGACTGCGGCCACACCCACGAAGGTACCTGCACCGACGCCTGCAAGGAAGACCCCAACCGCCGACCCTACGACGGCACCGGTTACTACAGCAAACAAACGCAGAGCTATTCGCCCCTACAGGGCTACAAAAGCCGGCAGGGGCAACACGGACCACTGGTTTAG
- a CDS encoding LysE family translocator: protein MLPILYGFLLGAALCLTFGTVFFALIQNSVDNGFRSGMKIVLGVITGDAIFVAAALFGTSFLPPINGFETIMALVGVVFLVAMGLVNIFKGTPRLAYPQTRFGNFIYYFTTGFFLNALNPVNFVSWVAIVAYIRGHLHYTVGQQYAFMIASLVGVFATESALAYYANRLKRFFTPRVVTVFNRVTGVVFLIGAINIAYTRLLEPASKLLHW, encoded by the coding sequence TTGCTACCTATTCTATACGGGTTTCTGCTGGGAGCGGCTCTTTGCCTGACGTTCGGAACCGTCTTTTTTGCCCTTATTCAGAACAGCGTCGACAACGGCTTCCGGTCGGGAATGAAGATCGTGCTGGGTGTCATCACCGGCGACGCCATCTTTGTCGCGGCTGCTCTGTTTGGCACGTCGTTTCTGCCACCGATCAACGGGTTTGAAACGATCATGGCGCTGGTGGGCGTGGTATTTCTGGTGGCGATGGGGCTGGTTAATATCTTCAAGGGAACCCCCCGGCTGGCTTATCCGCAAACCCGTTTCGGCAACTTCATCTACTACTTCACCACGGGCTTCTTTCTGAATGCCCTCAACCCGGTCAACTTCGTGTCGTGGGTAGCCATCGTCGCGTACATCCGCGGGCATCTGCACTACACGGTTGGTCAGCAGTACGCGTTCATGATTGCCAGTCTGGTTGGCGTGTTCGCGACCGAATCGGCACTGGCCTACTATGCTAACCGGCTCAAACGGTTTTTCACCCCCCGCGTCGTTACGGTTTTCAACCGCGTTACCGGGGTAGTCTTCCTGATCGGGGCAATTAATATCGCCTATACCCGCCTGCTCGAACCCGCATCGAAATTGCTGCACTGGTAA
- a CDS encoding glycosyltransferase family 61 protein, translating into MSPLSFKETAKASALTVARLLGVTFLDKNQTIDLLRPYEQVHHPANRQLLSAVPDLIDPTLQLFDEQQAESQPTHAWLFERGTQSAVQLRCGNVKIGGKVLCTDYGNESLLRDSLRPGKRTVIEVDTLVAPFGHYQDGIVFGGYYDFIYLVAAKLSRIRQSLPGGFPAGAVVAYPLFHTSYEQEFLAHLGFQPDQIFDTRQYDVRFKRCLLGSSGHWFYPNASDVRAIRNELAPLIQPSPVRERVYISRVGRRRVLNEDELTTMLARYDFTVIEDTPRTLREQLAIYNRASVVLGPHGASFSNLIWCQPGTQLIELFSANYVPNFFQYLSSLSDLRYAAVRQGQPDPARHNDLTENIQVDVSAFERGLNQLFEDEHRSMSLR; encoded by the coding sequence ATGTCACCACTGTCCTTCAAAGAAACGGCCAAGGCGTCGGCTCTTACTGTCGCTCGTCTGTTAGGCGTCACGTTTCTCGACAAAAACCAGACCATCGACCTGCTCCGACCGTACGAGCAGGTCCATCACCCGGCTAATCGGCAGTTGTTAAGCGCCGTTCCCGACCTGATCGACCCCACGTTACAGCTGTTTGACGAGCAACAGGCGGAGAGTCAGCCCACGCACGCGTGGCTGTTCGAACGCGGCACGCAGTCGGCCGTGCAGTTACGTTGCGGCAACGTAAAAATTGGGGGAAAGGTACTCTGCACCGACTATGGCAATGAGAGCCTGCTGCGCGACAGTCTGCGGCCTGGAAAACGCACGGTAATCGAGGTCGATACGCTCGTTGCCCCCTTCGGGCACTACCAGGATGGCATTGTGTTTGGCGGTTACTACGACTTCATCTACCTGGTGGCGGCCAAGCTTAGCCGCATCCGGCAGAGCCTGCCCGGCGGCTTTCCCGCTGGCGCGGTAGTGGCCTACCCCTTGTTTCACACCAGCTACGAGCAGGAGTTTCTGGCGCACCTGGGCTTCCAGCCAGACCAGATTTTCGACACCCGGCAGTACGACGTCCGGTTCAAACGCTGCCTGCTGGGTAGCAGCGGGCATTGGTTCTATCCCAACGCCAGCGATGTGCGGGCCATCCGCAACGAGTTGGCTCCCCTGATTCAGCCGTCACCCGTTCGGGAGCGGGTGTATATCAGCCGGGTCGGGCGTCGGCGGGTACTCAACGAAGACGAACTCACGACGATGCTGGCCCGGTACGACTTTACCGTGATTGAGGATACCCCCCGTACACTGCGGGAGCAACTGGCGATCTACAACCGGGCTTCGGTCGTGCTTGGCCCGCACGGTGCATCGTTTTCCAACCTGATCTGGTGCCAGCCCGGCACGCAGCTGATCGAGCTATTTTCGGCGAATTACGTTCCTAACTTTTTCCAGTACCTGTCGAGCCTGAGCGATCTGCGCTATGCCGCGGTACGGCAGGGGCAGCCCGATCCCGCCCGCCACAACGATCTGACGGAAAACATACAGGTCGACGTCTCCGCATTCGAGCGTGGCCTGAACCAGTTGTTTGAAGACGAGCACAGATCGATGTCGCTGCGTTAG
- a CDS encoding TetR/AcrR family transcriptional regulator, giving the protein MESALTTEEKIRQAATRLFLEKGFDGTTTRDIAAEAGINVALLNYYFRSKQKLFDSVFEEMLLLFFAGVNTVLRQPIPLREKIVALIDHDFTTFRQSPDLVIFVLSELHRNPDLIVSSIIDAEAKLTTLFQEQLEEAHRAGLIRSINASHLMSIMSANTQSVFINKNVHLKLWNQTEEQFEAFALEHKKLIADMIINYLFIT; this is encoded by the coding sequence ATGGAAAGTGCGCTGACAACGGAGGAAAAAATCAGGCAGGCAGCGACCAGACTATTTCTGGAGAAGGGTTTCGACGGAACCACTACGCGCGATATTGCCGCTGAAGCCGGTATCAACGTAGCGTTGCTGAACTACTATTTCCGCAGCAAGCAGAAGCTGTTCGATTCCGTTTTCGAGGAGATGCTCCTGCTTTTTTTCGCGGGCGTCAACACCGTGCTTAGGCAACCCATTCCGCTCAGAGAAAAAATTGTCGCCCTGATCGATCACGACTTCACCACGTTTCGGCAAAGCCCGGATCTGGTCATTTTCGTACTGAGCGAGCTACACAGAAACCCAGACCTGATTGTATCCAGCATCATCGACGCTGAAGCGAAATTGACGACTTTATTTCAGGAACAACTCGAAGAAGCCCACCGGGCAGGCCTGATACGGTCGATCAACGCATCCCATCTGATGAGCATTATGTCGGCGAATACGCAGTCCGTTTTCATCAACAAAAACGTCCACCTGAAACTCTGGAATCAGACGGAAGAGCAGTTTGAAGCCTTTGCCCTGGAACACAAAAAACTGATCGCCGATATGATTATTAATTACTTGTTTATCACTTAA
- a CDS encoding cysteine-rich CWC family protein, protein MQTYANTPERTGFTRERWQKKSGYTTMPKHAIDSCPRCGRLFTCKVNTVLHCDCQYVGLTKAETEYIRDVSLFDYDGECLCLACLNELKTEFQDNQPDEAAR, encoded by the coding sequence GTGCAAACCTACGCAAATACGCCCGAACGTACCGGCTTTACCCGTGAACGATGGCAGAAAAAGTCGGGTTACACGACTATGCCAAAACACGCGATCGATAGCTGTCCGCGCTGCGGGCGGCTCTTTACCTGCAAAGTCAACACCGTGCTCCACTGCGACTGTCAGTACGTGGGGTTGACGAAGGCCGAGACGGAGTACATCCGCGACGTATCCCTGTTCGACTACGATGGGGAGTGCCTGTGTCTGGCGTGTCTGAATGAATTGAAAACCGAGTTTCAGGACAATCAGCCGGACGAGGCCGCTCGCTAA
- a CDS encoding cation diffusion facilitator family transporter, with protein MQSLQQLKYRWMGISLGLSVVLLVVKFAAYFLTYSTAILTDAVESIVNVVASGFAFYSIYLAGLPRDQNHPYGHGKVEFLSSGFEGAMILSAGLVIIWQSILSFYEPHALSNLDWGIALVGVTAAANAFVGYRLIETGKRADSLALIADGRHLLTDVFSSVVVMVAVTLVWATGLTWLDPVLSMVLALVIIYNGFQLARQSVARLMDETDAPTLDRVVTLLNVHKDRNWIDVHNLRVQKYGADLHVDCHLTLPYYWDLNCVHDEVHHFEDTIKEGFQSEVEIFVHTDPCVKACCSYCRVADCPVRAFAFVRDVDWTPDNLPLNQKHFPPLLAPEN; from the coding sequence ATGCAATCTCTTCAACAACTTAAATACCGCTGGATGGGTATCTCGCTCGGGCTGAGCGTGGTGCTGCTGGTGGTAAAATTTGCGGCTTATTTTCTCACCTATTCCACGGCCATCCTGACCGATGCTGTCGAATCGATCGTTAACGTTGTAGCCAGTGGTTTTGCGTTCTACAGCATCTATCTGGCCGGACTCCCGCGCGATCAGAACCACCCCTACGGCCACGGCAAAGTCGAATTTCTGTCGTCGGGGTTCGAGGGTGCCATGATCCTGTCGGCCGGGCTGGTTATCATCTGGCAATCGATCCTGAGCTTTTACGAACCCCATGCGCTGAGTAACCTCGACTGGGGTATAGCACTGGTGGGCGTTACGGCCGCGGCCAATGCGTTTGTCGGCTACCGGCTTATCGAAACCGGCAAACGGGCCGATTCGCTGGCCCTGATCGCCGACGGGCGCCATCTGCTGACCGACGTTTTCAGCAGCGTGGTCGTTATGGTAGCCGTAACGCTGGTCTGGGCAACGGGCCTGACCTGGCTTGACCCGGTGCTGTCGATGGTGCTGGCGCTGGTGATTATCTACAATGGCTTTCAGCTGGCCCGGCAGTCGGTGGCCCGGCTCATGGACGAAACCGACGCCCCTACCCTCGACCGGGTCGTTACGCTGCTCAACGTGCATAAAGACCGCAACTGGATTGACGTACACAACCTGCGCGTACAAAAATACGGGGCTGACCTCCACGTCGACTGCCACCTGACGCTGCCCTACTACTGGGATTTAAACTGCGTTCACGACGAAGTCCACCACTTCGAAGACACGATAAAGGAAGGCTTTCAGTCGGAAGTCGAGATTTTCGTGCACACTGATCCCTGCGTCAAGGCCTGCTGCTCGTACTGCCGGGTTGCCGACTGCCCCGTTCGGGCGTTTGCCTTCGTCCGCGACGTCGACTGGACACCCGATAATCTGCCCCTCAACCAAAAGCATTTTCCGCCCCTGCTCGCCCCGGAAAATTGA
- a CDS encoding TlpA family protein disulfide reductase, giving the protein MNPVYEPAVAAIVTDKHDSTRRFSRHDLIKQGEYITVGPDVFELQRVDYGRKLLQLKRVSKQDSLFSPQVGFRPHQFNAVNLHTDKKLALSDYKGRYVLLDFWGTWCGPCRAETPHLRRAYEQFSRSDLEIIGIGCDDTAEKIKAYCASEKAQWPQILADDTNKLVDQYHVDSWPTTILLDRDGKVVLKDLRGSQMIDSLSQLINRKP; this is encoded by the coding sequence ATGAATCCGGTATACGAGCCAGCGGTAGCAGCCATCGTTACCGACAAACACGACTCCACACGCCGATTCTCGCGGCACGATTTAATCAAGCAGGGCGAGTATATTACCGTCGGGCCGGATGTGTTTGAATTACAACGCGTTGACTATGGCCGTAAGCTGCTCCAGCTCAAGCGTGTCAGTAAGCAGGACAGCTTATTTTCCCCGCAAGTTGGTTTTCGTCCGCATCAGTTCAATGCGGTAAACCTGCACACCGATAAAAAGCTGGCGCTGAGTGACTACAAAGGGCGTTACGTATTGCTCGACTTCTGGGGAACCTGGTGCGGCCCCTGTCGCGCTGAGACGCCCCACTTACGGAGGGCGTACGAGCAGTTCAGTCGGTCGGACCTGGAAATTATTGGCATTGGCTGTGACGATACGGCGGAGAAAATAAAAGCGTATTGCGCCAGTGAAAAAGCCCAGTGGCCACAGATACTCGCCGACGACACAAACAAGCTGGTCGATCAGTATCATGTTGATAGCTGGCCGACAACCATTCTGCTCGACCGGGATGGAAAGGTGGTGCTGAAGGATTTACGCGGAAGTCAGATGATTGACAGTCTTAGTCAGCTGATAAACCGTAAACCGTAA